The Saccharomyces cerevisiae S288C chromosome VII, complete sequence genome includes a region encoding these proteins:
- a CDS encoding uncharacterized protein (hypothetical protein; potential Cdc28p substrate; null mutant displays increased resistance to antifungal agents gliotoxin, cycloheximide and H2O2) — translation MTLWPHPGSYKIKSATLFCSRDKLGCAFLSESSLCMYFLYNSLSIWALGPHTAGPLLLFSILNCTPARSVTLPISPSRASISFTRMPLPTPPIEGLHEHLPISVNDGVMRVVCAPVLDDAAAASQPACPAPMTTTCVLVVGWKLVKEDMVNRLLRTCKGNEVHEDAKVVTRSIVLWGV, via the coding sequence ATGACCTTGTGGCCACATCCGGGGTCATACAAGATCAAGTCAGCAACTTTGTTCTGCAGCAGAGACAAGTTGGGGTGTGCTTTCTTGTCGGAAAGTTCCCTTTGCATGTATTTCTTATATAACTCTCTGTCTATCTGGGCTCTGGGCCCCCACACAGCAGGACCCTTGCTTCTGTTCAGCATTTTGAATTGCACTCCAGCGAGATCAGTTACTTTGCCCATCAGCCCATCGAGAGCGTCGATTTCCTTTACAAGGATGCCCTTACCCACTCCACCAATAGAGGGGTTGCACGAACACTTACCAATATCTGTTAACGATGGTGTAATGAGAGTAGTATGCGCACCAGTCCTAGATGACGCAGCTGCAGCTTCGCAGCCTGCATGTCCAGCACCGATGACCACGACCTGTGTCTTGGTTGTGGGTTGGAAGCTTGTCAAAGAAGATATGGTCAACCGCCTCCTGAGGACCTGTAAGGGAAATGAAGTACACGAAGACGCCAAGGTTGTTACACGCAGCATCGTTCTTTGGGGCGTTTAG